In Leptospira ellinghausenii, the following proteins share a genomic window:
- a CDS encoding energy transducer TonB yields MAPLSFDFRLPEKEEGEKRLFFAFTFVILLASFFLAHLITRNMLWKMWAEEQTLENLGPKEQEKIYEVLVEQQFINPDKKDEYKALSNKDSAGGGGITEKQGFHTLTQFREFIMGSATSTPSKTQPKSEESKEDELFEFGIFKADPKTNSNSEERPNQAANAGQMTKIPFNYRFQQDFLFRWDGAKALTIPTKQLAGYYYFKNMLKRIEESFAPPGGGNYAYRDMAGIVAREGIKEGETKVLFMLSEHGQVLDVRLVSSQGQVVVDQACLDSIRGQNFGPVPEEVKAKGLIFGINFIFPGMRYYR; encoded by the coding sequence ATGGCCCCACTCTCTTTTGATTTCCGATTACCCGAAAAAGAAGAAGGGGAAAAACGTCTCTTTTTTGCTTTCACATTTGTGATCTTACTTGCTTCCTTTTTTTTGGCTCACCTCATCACGAGGAATATGTTGTGGAAGATGTGGGCAGAAGAACAAACTCTCGAAAACCTAGGCCCCAAAGAACAAGAAAAAATATACGAAGTATTAGTAGAGCAACAGTTCATCAATCCTGATAAAAAAGATGAATACAAAGCTTTGTCTAACAAGGATTCGGCGGGTGGTGGAGGGATCACTGAGAAACAAGGGTTTCATACATTAACACAATTCCGAGAATTCATTATGGGAAGTGCCACTTCCACTCCGAGTAAAACACAACCAAAATCAGAAGAATCCAAGGAAGATGAACTTTTTGAATTTGGTATTTTTAAAGCAGACCCAAAAACCAATTCCAATTCTGAGGAACGTCCGAACCAAGCTGCAAACGCTGGTCAGATGACAAAAATTCCATTTAATTATCGTTTCCAACAAGATTTCTTATTTCGTTGGGACGGAGCAAAAGCCCTTACCATTCCCACCAAACAATTAGCAGGTTATTATTATTTCAAAAATATGTTAAAACGGATAGAAGAATCCTTTGCTCCTCCTGGTGGTGGAAACTATGCCTATCGTGATATGGCAGGAATTGTTGCCAGAGAAGGAATTAAGGAAGGAGAAACTAAAGTATTGTTTATGTTAAGTGAACACGGACAAGTTTTGGATGTTCGTTTGGTTTCTTCTCAAGGACAAGTTGTTGTCGACCAAGCATGTTTAGATTCAATACGAGGTCAAAACTTTGGTCCCGTCCCAGAAGAAGTGAAGGCCAAAGGATTAATCTTTGGCATCAATTTTATTTTTCCTGGGATGCGTTATTACCGCTAA
- a CDS encoding carboxyl transferase domain-containing protein: MERLISKINPLSSDFISNRTTYLETLVPIRKIIEQVKLGGGKKALEKHKSRGKLTARERISELIDADTEFMEICGLAAEGVYPDPVPSAGIITGIGKVEGVDCMIVANDATVKGGTYYPLTVKKHVRAQEIAENNSLPCIYLVDSGGAFLPMQDEVFPDKDHFGKIFFNQARMSAKGISQIAVVMGSCTAGGAYIPAMSDESVIVKGNGTIFLGGPPLVKAATGEVVTGEELGGADVHCRISGVTDHYAEDDFHALEITRSIIKNLNTKNRNESKETEEPLYPSEEIYGIIERDSRKSYDPREIIARLVDGSRFHEFKKLYATTIVTGFAEIYGYPVGIIANHGVLFSESALKASHFIELCDQRRIPLLFLQNITGFMVGKKYENNGIARDGAKMVNAVSTTTVPKLTIVTGGSYGAGNYGMCGRAFAPEFLWMWPNARISVMGGEQAANVLWTVKKDQKEAAGETILPEEESTFKKPILDDYEKKSSAVYSSARLWDDGIIDPADTRNILGRALSILSRRKEERKPFGVFRM; the protein is encoded by the coding sequence ATGGAAAGACTGATCTCAAAAATTAATCCACTCTCATCCGATTTTATATCAAATCGAACTACTTATTTAGAAACCCTTGTACCAATTCGAAAGATTATCGAGCAAGTGAAGTTAGGTGGTGGTAAAAAAGCCCTTGAGAAACATAAATCAAGAGGTAAACTTACTGCTCGTGAACGAATCAGTGAATTGATAGATGCAGATACTGAGTTTATGGAAATTTGTGGCCTTGCTGCCGAAGGTGTTTACCCCGATCCAGTTCCATCTGCTGGAATTATCACAGGGATTGGAAAAGTAGAAGGTGTAGATTGTATGATTGTTGCCAATGATGCAACCGTCAAAGGGGGAACATATTATCCCTTAACAGTCAAAAAACATGTAAGAGCACAAGAGATCGCAGAAAACAATTCTTTACCATGTATTTATTTAGTAGATTCGGGTGGTGCATTTTTGCCCATGCAAGATGAAGTGTTTCCCGACAAGGATCATTTTGGTAAAATCTTTTTTAACCAAGCGCGAATGAGCGCAAAGGGAATATCTCAGATAGCGGTTGTTATGGGATCTTGTACGGCTGGTGGTGCTTATATTCCTGCAATGTCTGACGAATCTGTGATTGTAAAAGGAAATGGAACTATTTTTTTGGGTGGACCACCACTCGTGAAAGCAGCAACAGGTGAAGTGGTGACAGGAGAAGAGTTAGGTGGTGCTGATGTTCATTGTCGTATCTCGGGTGTGACTGATCATTATGCAGAAGATGATTTTCATGCATTAGAAATTACTCGATCCATCATCAAAAATTTAAATACAAAAAATCGAAACGAATCGAAAGAAACAGAAGAACCTTTATATCCTTCTGAGGAAATTTATGGAATCATTGAACGTGATTCTAGAAAATCATATGATCCTAGAGAAATCATTGCTCGTTTGGTAGATGGTTCACGGTTTCATGAATTTAAAAAACTTTATGCAACGACAATCGTAACAGGTTTTGCTGAAATTTATGGTTATCCAGTTGGAATCATTGCCAATCATGGAGTATTGTTTTCTGAGTCTGCACTAAAAGCATCTCATTTTATTGAACTTTGTGACCAACGAAGGATCCCATTATTGTTCCTCCAAAACATAACTGGTTTTATGGTAGGAAAAAAATATGAAAATAATGGGATCGCACGTGATGGGGCAAAGATGGTGAATGCTGTTTCAACAACCACAGTTCCCAAGTTAACGATTGTTACTGGTGGATCGTATGGTGCAGGAAATTATGGTATGTGTGGCCGTGCTTTTGCTCCTGAATTTTTATGGATGTGGCCGAATGCACGTATTTCTGTGATGGGTGGAGAACAAGCGGCCAATGTTTTATGGACTGTTAAAAAAGACCAAAAAGAAGCAGCTGGCGAAACCATCCTTCCTGAAGAAGAATCCACATTCAAAAAACCAATTTTGGATGATTATGAAAAAAAATCGTCTGCAGTATACAGTTCGGCGAGGTTATGGGATGATGGAATCATCGATCCTGCTGACACTCGCAACATTTTGGGTAGGGCATTGTCTATCCTCAGTAGAAGAAAAGAAGAAAGAAAACCATTCGGTGTCTTTAGAATGTAA
- a CDS encoding GlmU family protein — protein MNLLLDDSKRNPSLEPLSRFHSFFEWNLGGMTLLEKLERKYPGAKIHYKGPNEDFETLIFNRYPHVIPANLDSYDSIYSADSFLPWELLGTVTSIIEDTLTIEKEWKRFRQKYKAKQSGFHIVGKDKHLYIHAGATVYPGVVFDTTHGPILIEDGVKISSFSFLEGPLFVGKNSQIDNARITGGTLIGNQCRIGGEVENSIILDYTNKHHEGFLGHSFVSNWVNLGALSTTSDLKNNYGIVKLKIGDSVVNTGTIKFGSIIGPFTKLAIGVMSNTGTVFDIASNIVESRIQGYVPPFTWIRPGGLYRLEEFLFDTKKIMARRSINLFEFEDFYLRKLYGKCTE, from the coding sequence GTGAATCTCCTATTAGATGATTCCAAACGAAATCCTTCACTAGAACCACTTTCCAGGTTCCATTCTTTTTTTGAATGGAATTTGGGAGGGATGACACTTCTTGAAAAGTTAGAAAGAAAATACCCTGGTGCCAAAATTCATTACAAAGGTCCCAACGAAGATTTCGAAACATTAATTTTTAATCGTTATCCTCATGTAATACCAGCTAACTTAGATTCGTATGATTCTATTTATAGTGCAGACTCTTTTTTGCCTTGGGAGTTACTGGGAACAGTTACATCCATCATTGAGGACACACTTACCATCGAAAAAGAATGGAAACGTTTTAGGCAAAAATACAAAGCAAAACAATCTGGATTTCACATAGTAGGAAAAGACAAACATTTATACATCCATGCAGGTGCCACTGTGTATCCTGGAGTTGTTTTTGATACAACGCATGGACCAATCCTCATCGAAGATGGTGTCAAAATTTCCTCCTTTAGTTTTTTAGAAGGACCATTGTTTGTTGGTAAAAATAGCCAGATTGACAATGCACGAATCACTGGTGGCACGTTAATCGGAAACCAATGCCGTATCGGTGGCGAAGTAGAAAATTCTATTATTTTGGATTATACCAATAAACACCATGAAGGTTTTTTGGGTCATAGTTTTGTTTCTAATTGGGTCAACTTAGGAGCTTTATCAACAACTAGTGACTTAAAAAATAATTATGGGATCGTAAAACTAAAGATAGGTGATTCGGTCGTTAACACTGGAACTATCAAATTTGGTTCTATCATTGGTCCATTTACGAAGTTAGCGATTGGTGTGATGTCTAACACAGGTACAGTATTTGATATCGCTAGTAATATCGTTGAGTCAAGGATCCAAGGGTATGTTCCTCCTTTTACTTGGATCAGACCAGGTGGTCTTTATCGACTTGAAGAATTTTTATTTGATACAAAAAAAATCATGGCTCGAAGAAGTATCAATTTATTTGAATTCGAAGATTTTTATCTGAGAAAACTTTATGGAAAGTGTACGGAGTGA
- a CDS encoding trypsin-like peptidase domain-containing protein translates to MTEKKTNPLRYIAIAFSFLLLGTFLSPILTCGNSNENPLQLKADGGEKLSPAQTQAVALEDAFQEVFDRVSPSVVSIATEGTVNVPLHPFEYFFGRQDPRRSSRQQKLSGLGSGIVLNEDGYIMTNHHVIQNMDKFTVRLKNKKEFEAKLIGSDSTADIAILKISAPKGSLTPSLIGDSNKVKVGNWAIAIGAPLGLEQSFTVGVVSAIQRGGLDTSGLSYIQTDAAINQGNSGGPLLNIRGEVVGINRMIVSQSGGSEGIGFAIPINEARRVAEEIKTNGKVTRAWIGAGVDNIAEEDIRQFQLKDNKGAIIRQIIKGSPADKAGLTLNDVIISFDGKPVRSPEELVSFVLASPIGKRIELKIIRNKNEILTSITPEKKPN, encoded by the coding sequence ATGACTGAGAAAAAAACGAATCCTTTACGATATATAGCCATTGCGTTCAGCTTTTTATTACTTGGGACATTTTTGTCTCCCATATTGACGTGTGGAAATTCAAACGAGAACCCGTTACAACTCAAAGCAGATGGTGGAGAAAAATTATCACCGGCTCAAACCCAAGCGGTTGCTCTCGAAGATGCTTTCCAAGAAGTATTTGATCGAGTTTCTCCCAGTGTTGTTTCCATTGCAACGGAAGGAACCGTGAATGTTCCACTCCACCCTTTTGAATATTTTTTTGGCAGACAAGATCCAAGAAGGAGTTCACGCCAACAAAAACTTTCAGGTCTTGGATCTGGAATTGTGTTAAACGAAGATGGTTACATTATGACAAACCATCACGTGATCCAAAACATGGATAAATTCACTGTTAGGTTAAAAAACAAAAAAGAATTCGAAGCAAAATTAATTGGTTCGGATTCAACAGCAGACATTGCGATTTTAAAAATCAGTGCACCAAAAGGAAGTCTCACCCCAAGTTTGATTGGTGATTCTAATAAAGTGAAAGTGGGGAACTGGGCGATTGCCATAGGTGCGCCGCTTGGACTCGAACAATCCTTTACTGTTGGTGTTGTTTCTGCGATCCAACGCGGAGGACTTGATACTTCTGGACTTTCCTACATCCAAACGGATGCAGCGATCAACCAAGGGAATAGCGGAGGACCACTGCTCAATATCCGTGGAGAAGTTGTGGGGATCAACCGTATGATTGTGAGCCAATCAGGTGGATCAGAAGGGATTGGATTTGCCATTCCGATTAACGAAGCAAGAAGGGTTGCCGAAGAGATCAAAACCAATGGAAAGGTCACCAGAGCTTGGATTGGAGCAGGTGTTGACAATATTGCAGAAGAAGACATCCGCCAGTTCCAATTAAAAGACAACAAAGGTGCCATCATACGCCAAATTATAAAAGGATCCCCAGCGGACAAAGCAGGGCTCACATTAAATGATGTCATCATCAGTTTTGATGGAAAACCTGTCCGTTCCCCAGAAGAATTGGTTAGTTTTGTTTTAGCGTCTCCGATTGGCAAACGTATCGAACTAAAAATCATTCGAAATAAAAATGAAATCTTGACGTCCATCACTCCAGAGAAGAAACCCAATTGA
- a CDS encoding STAS domain-containing protein produces the protein MVIHETSSNQVVVITIEGEVDLYNAKELKDILDDKMRKHQYEIVVNLEKVPFMDSSGIGTLVTAMYKLKKYHGNLKVCSVHGSVAKVFKMTGMESHLEVFETEEMAVTSMIKERNTHTD, from the coding sequence ATGGTCATTCACGAAACGTCTTCCAATCAGGTAGTTGTCATCACCATTGAAGGTGAAGTCGATTTGTACAATGCAAAAGAATTAAAAGACATTCTAGATGACAAAATGCGCAAACACCAATACGAGATTGTTGTGAATTTGGAAAAAGTTCCGTTTATGGACAGTTCTGGAATAGGAACCCTCGTAACCGCGATGTATAAATTAAAGAAATACCATGGCAATTTAAAAGTATGCAGTGTGCATGGTTCCGTTGCAAAAGTTTTTAAGATGACTGGCATGGAAAGTCACTTAGAAGTATTTGAAACAGAAGAGATGGCAGTCACTTCCATGATCAAGGAACGTAACACGCATACGGACTAG
- the ruvB gene encoding Holliday junction branch migration DNA helicase RuvB, translating into MQAGEEEPNLRPTKLSEFIGQKEVLANLSVYVEAARKRKSPLDHVLISGPPGLGKTTLANIIANELAVAFTPTSAPAISKGADLVRFLTLLKTNEVLFIDEIHGFIKKQEELLYPAMENFFVDLVVGEGVTANALQIQLQPFTLVGATTRSGLVSDPLKSRFGIHLKLDFYTDEEMQVIVDRSAKLLGVNLGEGVAMEVGKRSRKTPRIANHLLKRVRDFAEVNNETSVSLKTCRYAFERMGVDHLGLDAVDRQILDILISRYGGGPVGIKPIAVVLGEEERTIEDTYEPFLVRVGLIDRTPQGRVATKKAYEHLGLPYIGNTGENRENGPTLF; encoded by the coding sequence ATGCAAGCGGGCGAAGAAGAACCAAACCTTCGCCCCACAAAACTGTCTGAGTTCATTGGACAAAAAGAGGTTCTGGCCAATCTATCGGTATATGTTGAGGCGGCTCGCAAACGAAAGAGCCCACTCGACCATGTTCTCATTTCGGGGCCCCCTGGACTTGGGAAAACGACCCTCGCGAATATCATAGCCAACGAACTGGCAGTTGCGTTTACACCCACCTCGGCACCGGCCATTTCGAAAGGTGCTGATTTGGTTCGGTTTCTTACCTTACTGAAAACAAACGAAGTCCTTTTCATCGATGAAATCCATGGATTTATCAAAAAACAGGAAGAACTTTTATACCCTGCCATGGAGAACTTTTTTGTGGATTTGGTCGTGGGAGAAGGTGTTACCGCCAATGCCTTACAAATCCAACTCCAACCATTTACCTTAGTGGGTGCCACAACGAGGTCAGGGCTTGTCAGTGATCCTTTAAAATCAAGGTTTGGCATCCACCTCAAACTTGATTTTTATACAGATGAAGAAATGCAAGTCATCGTAGATCGTTCGGCAAAATTACTTGGAGTGAACCTCGGCGAAGGTGTAGCGATGGAAGTGGGAAAACGAAGTCGAAAAACCCCAAGGATAGCCAACCATCTCTTAAAACGGGTTCGGGATTTTGCAGAAGTAAACAACGAAACATCTGTTAGTTTAAAGACATGTCGTTATGCATTTGAACGTATGGGAGTGGACCATTTGGGACTTGATGCCGTGGACAGGCAAATCCTCGACATTCTCATTTCTCGTTATGGGGGTGGACCCGTCGGAATCAAACCAATTGCCGTTGTCCTAGGGGAAGAAGAACGAACCATCGAAGATACGTATGAACCTTTCCTTGTGCGCGTGGGCCTCATCGACCGGACTCCGCAAGGTCGTGTGGCTACGAAAAAAGCTTACGAACATTTAGGACTTCCTTATATTGGAAATACGGGAGAAAATCGTGAAAATGGCCCCACTCTCTTTTGA
- a CDS encoding serine hydrolase domain-containing protein yields MKQILILFFVLFTIQCSKDLSPFGGEVNVSPLPKRIKPEWPNPNWKIVTPESVGVSSAKLKLVEEYAFTRTGDETDRKGRRTDAVVILRNGKLIYEKYARNFKEDKLHLTWSVSKSILQTMYGIAVKDGLIKLDDPGYYHYEPLSRDEAHKKITIRHLLNMSSGLAAEEGYESGPLKSSVIAMLYTRGRQDMGSFCANLPLRAEPGTQVYYSSCDTNILSAILKKVYGKEEYDKLPFEKIFKPLGISNVTFERDASGTYVGSSYLYMTARDLAKIGYLYLNDGVWNGERFLPEGWLTFTRTPSPGYKTTPYSDDLSQDNYTAHWYANTGVPDRGIHEPWPDAPKDTFAALGHWGQMMYVIPSLDLVVVRFGDDREKAFIKNEFLKLIKESVIR; encoded by the coding sequence ATGAAACAAATTCTGATTCTATTTTTTGTTCTTTTTACAATCCAATGTAGTAAAGACCTTTCTCCCTTCGGTGGAGAAGTAAATGTATCTCCCCTCCCCAAACGTATCAAACCTGAATGGCCAAATCCAAATTGGAAAATTGTCACTCCAGAATCAGTAGGTGTTTCTTCCGCAAAACTCAAATTAGTTGAAGAGTATGCCTTCACACGAACTGGTGATGAAACAGATAGAAAAGGTAGGAGAACCGATGCCGTTGTCATCCTTCGGAATGGAAAACTCATTTATGAAAAATATGCACGTAATTTTAAGGAAGACAAACTTCACTTAACTTGGTCAGTTTCAAAAAGTATTTTACAGACAATGTATGGAATTGCAGTCAAAGATGGACTGATCAAGTTAGATGACCCTGGATATTATCATTATGAACCACTCAGTAGAGATGAAGCACATAAAAAAATCACCATCCGTCATCTTTTGAATATGTCTTCCGGTCTTGCAGCGGAAGAAGGGTATGAAAGTGGTCCACTCAAATCTTCTGTGATTGCTATGTTGTATACGAGGGGCCGACAAGACATGGGGAGTTTTTGTGCGAACCTTCCCCTTCGCGCCGAACCTGGAACACAAGTATATTACTCCAGTTGTGATACCAATATCCTTTCTGCGATATTGAAGAAAGTATATGGCAAAGAAGAATATGACAAACTTCCCTTTGAAAAAATATTCAAACCACTTGGAATTTCTAATGTAACCTTTGAAAGAGATGCTTCTGGAACATATGTAGGATCTTCTTATCTATATATGACAGCAAGGGATCTTGCCAAGATTGGATACTTATATTTAAACGATGGTGTGTGGAATGGAGAGAGATTTTTACCAGAAGGTTGGTTAACATTCACAAGGACACCTTCCCCTGGTTATAAAACTACTCCCTATTCAGATGATTTATCTCAGGATAATTACACTGCACATTGGTATGCCAATACGGGAGTTCCTGATCGAGGAATCCACGAACCTTGGCCTGATGCTCCCAAAGATACCTTCGCTGCTCTTGGACATTGGGGACAAATGATGTATGTGATTCCAAGTTTAGACCTCGTTGTAGTTCGGTTTGGTGATGACCGCGAAAAAGCGTTTATCAAAAATGAATTTTTAAAATTGATCAAGGAATCAGTGATTCGGTAA
- a CDS encoding DJ-1 family glyoxalase III — protein MATQVLIPLCPGFEEMEAIILIDVLRRGNVNVVSISKSKEPVIASRHTLHLADKTFSEINPNDFDAIVLPGGLNGTKNLMAEPEIESLLHSFHQSKKTIGAICAAPAVLRKFQILSGENPYTAFPSPEDLVSGAGGKYTGKRIESYNHIHTSVGPGSAFEFALYLLELFEGKEVMEKVKQGLLLP, from the coding sequence ATGGCAACTCAGGTTTTAATTCCCCTATGCCCTGGTTTTGAAGAAATGGAAGCAATCATTTTGATTGATGTCCTGCGGCGAGGAAACGTAAACGTTGTCTCTATCAGCAAATCGAAAGAACCAGTGATTGCATCGCGTCATACGCTCCACCTGGCAGACAAAACATTTTCAGAAATCAATCCAAATGATTTTGATGCCATTGTTCTACCAGGAGGTCTTAACGGCACAAAGAACTTAATGGCAGAACCTGAAATCGAATCTCTATTACATTCCTTCCACCAATCGAAAAAAACAATTGGTGCCATCTGTGCTGCTCCTGCTGTTTTACGAAAGTTTCAGATTCTGTCAGGAGAAAATCCATATACTGCGTTTCCATCGCCTGAGGATTTGGTGAGTGGTGCCGGTGGAAAGTATACAGGGAAACGAATAGAGTCGTATAACCACATCCATACGAGTGTAGGGCCTGGATCTGCTTTTGAATTTGCTTTGTATCTTTTAGAATTATTCGAAGGGAAAGAGGTAATGGAAAAGGTAAAACAGGGATTGTTATTACCCTAG
- a CDS encoding alpha/beta fold hydrolase, producing the protein MTPSLLAHINSGKSVEIDGLSFFYLDEGKGDEIILLLPGFLTTSYNYRKLIELLSTHYRVLALDFLGTGFSSRPDGPLSHRLQAHYLSPFLEKVVGDKKVHVVAFDYALPIMCFAFKDQTNQYKSLSILGGFMNLPKFKFYFPLHFLRLPIIGEIFSFLFRPPLLRFFYKWFLVKKGHHFTSEWEKTMYHLLFEGKNRKNTLEFIRNVDRSTHALREIEEGAKQFVGLRQIYIGEEDFRISPNQTEYMKETLRTSSLVFLPCKHLAMEECPTVVFEKLHYFVDSFSHKKTKTFHFNKNNKD; encoded by the coding sequence ATGACACCTAGTTTGTTGGCGCATATCAATTCCGGAAAATCTGTTGAAATTGATGGTTTAAGTTTTTTTTATTTAGATGAAGGAAAAGGAGATGAAATCATCCTCCTGTTACCTGGTTTTTTGACCACTTCCTATAACTATCGTAAACTGATTGAATTGTTATCGACTCACTACCGTGTTTTAGCTTTGGATTTTTTAGGAACTGGATTTAGTAGTCGTCCTGACGGTCCTTTATCACATCGATTACAAGCTCATTATTTATCTCCTTTTTTAGAGAAAGTTGTGGGTGATAAAAAAGTACACGTTGTCGCTTTTGATTATGCATTACCAATTATGTGTTTTGCATTTAAAGACCAAACAAACCAATATAAGTCATTATCCATATTGGGTGGGTTTATGAACTTACCTAAATTTAAATTCTACTTTCCGTTACATTTTCTAAGATTGCCAATCATTGGTGAAATTTTTTCTTTTTTGTTTCGCCCGCCACTACTTCGATTTTTTTATAAATGGTTTCTCGTGAAAAAAGGCCATCATTTCACAAGTGAATGGGAAAAGACCATGTATCACTTGTTATTTGAAGGAAAAAATCGCAAGAACACGTTAGAATTCATTCGTAATGTAGACAGGTCAACTCATGCCCTTCGTGAGATTGAAGAGGGTGCCAAACAATTTGTTGGATTACGACAAATTTATATTGGGGAAGAAGATTTTCGCATTTCTCCAAACCAAACAGAATACATGAAAGAAACTTTAAGGACTAGTAGTTTAGTGTTTTTGCCTTGTAAACATCTAGCTATGGAAGAATGCCCAACAGTTGTCTTCGAAAAACTTCATTATTTCGTAGATAGTTTTTCTCATAAAAAAACAAAAACATTCCATTTTAACAAAAACAATAAGGACTAA